A portion of the Sulfurospirillum diekertiae genome contains these proteins:
- a CDS encoding phosphopantetheine-binding protein encodes MVDIRTLKEILIKNLKLEDMKPEDIDDTMPLFGENGLGLDSVDSIELVLTIDKEFGVKISDSKEYEKIFVNVQSLLDFINAHK; translated from the coding sequence ATGGTGGATATACGAACATTGAAAGAGATTTTGATTAAAAATTTGAAATTAGAAGATATGAAACCCGAAGATATAGATGACACGATGCCACTTTTTGGAGAGAATGGTTTAGGGCTCGATTCTGTGGATTCCATTGAACTTGTTTTAACCATTGACAAAGAATTTGGTGTCAAAATTTCTGATTCCAAAGAATACGAAAAAATATTTGTAAATGTTCAAAGTTTATTAGATTTTATTAATGCCCACAAATAG